A section of the Gopherus evgoodei ecotype Sinaloan lineage unplaced genomic scaffold, rGopEvg1_v1.p scaffold_43_arrow_ctg1, whole genome shotgun sequence genome encodes:
- the LOC115642663 gene encoding zinc finger protein 3-like has product MGSDNEEEKPQQEDAEKVEPHGILSGRSKGNVSGSCALPEKAKACETLHRPEENFSSHSDLIPRERINLEDTQYTCHECGKSFNQSSSLITHQRIHSGETPYTCAECGKRFHRCSNLSAHQRIHTGEKPYGCSECGKRFKQISHLIRHCRIHTAETPYTCSECGKSFNQSSILSRQQKIHRSEREEGREG; this is encoded by the coding sequence ATGGGGAGTGATAACGAGGAGGAGAAACCCCAACAGGAAGATGCTGAGAAAGTAGAACCACATGGGATAttatcaggaagatccaaagggaatgtttccgGGAGTTGTGCACTCCCAGAAAAAGCCAAAGCCTGTGAGACTCTGCACAGGCCAGAGGAGAACTTCAGTAGCCACTCAGACCTTATTCCCCGTGAGAGAATCAACTTGGAAGACACACAGTAcacatgccatgagtgtgggaaaagcttcaatcaaaGCTCAAgccttatcacacatcagagaatccacagtgGAGAGACGCCTTACACGTGCGCTGAGTGCGGGAAACGCTTCCATCGGTGCTCAAACCTCagtgcacatcagagaatccacactggtgagaaaccttatggatgctctgagtgcgggaaacgcTTCAAGCAGATCTCACACCTTATCAGACATTGTAGAATCCACACGGCAGAGACGCCCTACacgtgctctgagtgcgggaaaagcttcaatcagagctcaaTCCTTAGCAGACAACAGAAAATCCATAGAAgcgagagggaggaagggagggaggga